A genomic region of Verrucomicrobiota bacterium contains the following coding sequences:
- a CDS encoding sulfite exporter TauE/SafE family protein, whose translation MQPISLVDAPILLTAGFLAGIMNAVAGGGTFLTFPALVFTGLPSVAANQTSTVAVFPGQLASVWAYRKIMAAEKRTVLVLGLTSLFGGGLGAILLLRISSTAFDRLVPWLLLLATLLFAYGRNLREHLGWRLVEISGGEIGWTPLLKAAALQFVISVYGGFYGAGAGILELAILDLLGLDNIHLANALKVILTTAFNVLALVIFITVGKIFWPQGLLMGLATIGGGYGGAWVAQKLPQTWVRRFVTVVGALMTVYFFARLY comes from the coding sequence ATGCAACCGATCTCTCTCGTCGATGCTCCGATTTTGCTCACCGCAGGCTTTCTGGCGGGCATTATGAATGCAGTGGCGGGCGGCGGCACCTTTCTGACGTTTCCGGCCCTGGTGTTCACCGGGCTTCCGTCGGTGGCGGCCAATCAGACCAGCACCGTTGCCGTATTTCCCGGCCAGCTGGCCAGCGTCTGGGCTTACCGGAAGATCATGGCGGCCGAAAAGCGAACCGTTCTGGTGCTGGGCCTGACGAGCCTTTTTGGCGGCGGCCTGGGCGCGATCCTTTTACTGCGCATTTCCAGCACGGCGTTTGACCGGCTGGTGCCCTGGCTGCTGCTTCTTGCGACCCTGTTGTTCGCGTACGGCAGAAACCTCCGCGAACATCTGGGGTGGCGGCTGGTGGAGATCTCCGGCGGTGAGATCGGCTGGACCCCCTTGCTCAAAGCGGCCGCCCTTCAGTTCGTGATCAGCGTGTACGGGGGTTTTTACGGCGCAGGGGCGGGCATTCTGGAGCTGGCGATCCTCGACCTGCTTGGCTTGGACAACATTCACCTGGCGAACGCGCTCAAGGTGATCCTGACCACTGCGTTTAACGTGCTGGCATTGGTAATTTTTATCACGGTGGGTAAAATTTTCTGGCCTCAAGGCTTGTTGATGGGCTTGGCAACAATCGGGGGCGGCTACGGCGGCGCCTGGGTTGCGCAGAAACTCCCTCAGACCTGGGTGCGCCGTTTCGTGACGGTCGTTGGGGCTTTGATGACGGTGTATTTTTTCGCCCGGCTGTATTGA